In Caproicibacterium amylolyticum, a genomic segment contains:
- a CDS encoding NAD(P)-dependent alcohol dehydrogenase produces the protein MEMMKAAVMTEVKKIEMQQREKPQPKADEVQVKVEYVGVCGSDVHYFEFGRVGNFVVEKPIVLGHECGGTITAVGSDVKKLKVGDHVALEPGVPCGKCEFCLSGRYNLCPDVRFMATPPYDGAFQEYVVHPEALSFKLPDNMSTMAGALIEPLSVGFHAAKQSGAAVGQSAVVLGAGCIGLVTMMALRSMGVKKVIVVDLLPKRLEKAKELGAAAVVNSGETDAVKAVMDLTDGAGADLVFETAGSPVTSMMTSYLVKRGGTITLVGMTPKPEFNYNFGNIMDKEATIKSVFRYCNLYPTAINAVASGDIPIEKIVSDTFSFDEVQKAMQYNIDNKADVTKIVLDFTK, from the coding sequence ATGGAAATGATGAAAGCAGCCGTTATGACAGAAGTTAAGAAAATTGAGATGCAGCAGCGTGAAAAGCCGCAGCCAAAAGCCGACGAAGTACAGGTGAAGGTGGAATATGTCGGTGTCTGCGGTTCGGATGTTCACTACTTTGAGTTTGGCCGCGTCGGCAATTTCGTAGTGGAAAAGCCAATCGTACTGGGTCACGAGTGCGGCGGTACGATTACCGCAGTTGGTTCCGATGTAAAAAAACTGAAGGTCGGTGACCATGTGGCGCTGGAACCGGGCGTTCCCTGCGGCAAGTGCGAATTCTGCCTTTCCGGCCGGTACAACCTCTGCCCAGATGTCCGCTTTATGGCAACACCACCGTATGACGGCGCTTTTCAGGAATACGTTGTCCATCCGGAAGCACTTTCCTTTAAGCTGCCGGACAATATGAGCACGATGGCCGGTGCGCTGATTGAGCCGCTTTCCGTTGGCTTCCATGCCGCAAAGCAGTCCGGTGCGGCAGTCGGTCAGAGCGCTGTTGTACTTGGTGCAGGCTGCATTGGGCTGGTTACCATGATGGCACTGCGCAGCATGGGTGTAAAAAAGGTAATTGTTGTTGATTTGCTGCCGAAGCGCTTGGAAAAGGCAAAGGAACTGGGCGCGGCTGCCGTTGTAAACAGCGGAGAAACAGACGCAGTCAAGGCGGTTATGGATTTGACAGACGGTGCGGGTGCCGACCTTGTTTTTGAAACAGCAGGCAGCCCGGTTACTTCTATGATGACCTCCTATCTGGTAAAACGCGGCGGTACGATTACGCTGGTCGGCATGACGCCGAAGCCGGAGTTTAACTATAATTTCGGTAACATTATGGACAAAGAAGCGACCATTAAGAGTGTGTTCCGCTACTGCAACCTTTACCCGACGGCAATCAACGCGGTTGCTTCCGGCGACATTCCGATTGAAAAGATTGTTTCCGATACCTTCTCCTTTGATGAGGTACAGAAAGCAATGCAGTACAACATCGATAACAAAGCCGATGTTACGAAGATCGTACTGGATTTCACAAAATAA
- a CDS encoding glycoside hydrolase family 43 protein produces the protein MIHNPVLRGFNPDPSICRVGDVYYMAVSTFQWFPGVRIYQSKDLVCWEHAAYALTRESQLSMLGTPDSTGVWAPCLSYSDGLFYLIFTNVRNRCRAMDVTNYLVTAPAVTGPWSEPIELNHSGFDPSLFHDEDGRKWLVNMRWGVREGENPFSGILLQEYSETEKKLVGPCRNIFRGTNIGLTEAPHLYRRDGWYYLMTAEGGTGYNHAVTLARSRNLFGPYEVHPQNPVLTSHGTELTECLQKAGHGSLTDTPDGRWYLAHLCGRPAPETDRCIMGRETAIQAVEWHDDDWLYLSSGGNHPQMDVPVPGVQTETPMLTVQHDTFDEPVLNPEWNTLRIPASERLLSLTARPGWLRLFGRESPQSTYEQSLVARRVQNFCYTAETEMEFQPTSILQMAGLICYYNTRNSYYLRVSWDEDHEAYCVGVLANVNGDCSGSVPQKENLLFTQNGRIGLRVQAGPRSLQFSCRLPGTAEWTPVGPVYDASTLSDDFAFGSDFEFTGAFVGLCCQDSMYGGTPADFDAFSYVENAEK, from the coding sequence ATGATTCACAATCCTGTTTTGCGCGGCTTTAATCCGGACCCGTCCATCTGCCGGGTGGGGGATGTGTACTACATGGCGGTTTCCACATTTCAGTGGTTCCCCGGTGTGCGCATATATCAGTCAAAAGACCTTGTCTGCTGGGAACACGCAGCTTATGCGCTGACACGCGAAAGCCAGCTTTCCATGCTGGGTACGCCGGATTCCACCGGCGTGTGGGCGCCATGCCTTTCCTACAGCGATGGACTGTTCTATTTGATTTTTACAAATGTACGCAACCGCTGCCGGGCAATGGATGTCACAAATTATCTGGTTACAGCACCGGCAGTAACCGGCCCGTGGAGCGAACCAATCGAGTTGAACCACAGCGGCTTTGACCCCTCGCTTTTTCATGACGAGGATGGCCGCAAGTGGCTGGTAAACATGCGCTGGGGCGTGCGCGAGGGCGAAAACCCTTTCAGCGGCATCCTGCTGCAGGAATACTCTGAAACCGAAAAGAAGCTGGTTGGCCCCTGCCGCAATATCTTCCGCGGTACCAACATTGGGCTGACGGAAGCGCCGCACCTCTACCGCCGTGACGGCTGGTACTACCTCATGACGGCAGAGGGCGGCACGGGCTACAATCATGCGGTTACACTGGCACGCAGCAGGAATCTTTTTGGCCCCTATGAGGTGCATCCGCAAAATCCGGTATTGACTTCCCACGGTACGGAACTGACGGAGTGCTTGCAGAAAGCCGGTCACGGCAGCCTGACGGATACGCCGGACGGGCGGTGGTATCTGGCGCACCTGTGCGGCCGGCCCGCACCCGAAACCGACCGGTGCATCATGGGGCGCGAAACCGCGATTCAGGCAGTGGAGTGGCACGACGACGACTGGCTGTACCTTTCCAGCGGCGGCAATCACCCGCAAATGGATGTGCCGGTCCCCGGTGTGCAGACGGAAACGCCGATGCTTACCGTGCAGCATGACACCTTTGATGAGCCGGTGCTGAATCCGGAGTGGAACACCCTGCGCATCCCGGCAAGTGAGCGCCTGCTTTCGCTCACGGCGCGGCCGGGTTGGCTGCGTTTGTTTGGACGGGAATCGCCGCAGTCCACTTACGAACAGAGCCTGGTTGCGCGCCGCGTGCAGAATTTCTGCTATACGGCGGAAACAGAAATGGAGTTTCAGCCGACTTCGATTCTGCAGATGGCCGGACTCATCTGCTACTACAACACACGCAATTCCTATTACCTTCGGGTCAGCTGGGACGAGGATCACGAGGCATACTGCGTGGGTGTTCTGGCGAATGTGAACGGCGACTGTTCCGGTTCTGTGCCGCAGAAGGAGAACCTGCTGTTCACACAGAACGGCAGAATCGGTCTGCGTGTGCAGGCAGGGCCGCGTTCCCTGCAGTTTAGCTGCCGCCTGCCGGGGACGGCAGAATGGACACCGGTTGGGCCGGTATACGATGCAAGTACGCTTTCGGATGACTTTGCATTTGGTTCTGACTTTGAATTTACCGGTGCTTTTGTAGGACTGTGCTGCCAGGATTCCATGTACGGTGGTACACCGGCAGATTTTGATGCATTTTCTTATGTAGAGAATGCAGAAAAGTAA
- a CDS encoding ABC transporter permease, producing the protein MTQSVTAARKSGPGRKVKLLRIKRDWQLYTFLILPVIYFLIFKYLPMAGNIIAFRKYQPGKSMFGVKWVGLKYFQMFIQDSNFWHIFANTIVLSLETLVFTFPMPIILALLLNELRGKKFKKFVQTASYLPHFISIVMLVGLIFEFTTASGPLNHIVKSFGGSPISFMQEPKYFHSVYIISRVWQETGWGTIMYLSALTAVSPDLYEAARIDGANRWQQTLHVTLPGIRPTIVTLLILNVGGMLGIGYEQIILMYNPATYETADVISSYVYRIGLMQNSYSYAAAIGLFESIIGLILVTTANYVSRKVADTSLW; encoded by the coding sequence ATGACACAGTCAGTTACCGCCGCGCGCAAAAGCGGACCGGGCAGAAAAGTAAAACTGCTGCGCATTAAAAGAGACTGGCAGCTTTACACTTTTTTGATTTTGCCGGTCATCTATTTCTTAATCTTTAAATATCTGCCAATGGCGGGCAACATCATTGCCTTCAGAAAGTATCAGCCGGGCAAGTCGATGTTCGGTGTAAAATGGGTAGGATTAAAGTACTTCCAGATGTTCATCCAGGACTCCAACTTCTGGCACATCTTTGCAAACACGATTGTTCTTTCCTTGGAAACACTGGTTTTTACATTCCCAATGCCAATTATTCTGGCGCTGCTGCTGAATGAGCTGCGCGGGAAAAAGTTCAAAAAATTCGTGCAGACAGCTTCCTATCTGCCGCACTTCATTTCCATAGTTATGCTGGTCGGTTTGATTTTTGAGTTTACCACAGCAAGCGGCCCGCTCAACCACATTGTTAAGTCCTTTGGCGGTTCACCGATTTCTTTCATGCAGGAGCCAAAATACTTCCACAGTGTTTACATTATATCGCGTGTGTGGCAGGAAACCGGTTGGGGAACCATCATGTATCTGTCAGCACTGACAGCGGTCAGCCCGGATTTGTATGAAGCAGCGAGGATTGACGGCGCAAATCGCTGGCAGCAAACACTGCACGTAACACTGCCGGGCATTCGGCCAACGATTGTTACACTGCTGATTCTGAACGTCGGCGGTATGCTGGGTATCGGTTATGAGCAGATCATCCTGATGTACAACCCTGCAACATACGAAACAGCAGATGTTATTTCCTCTTACGTTTACCGTATTGGCCTGATGCAGAACAGCTACAGCTATGCTGCCGCAATCGGTCTGTTTGAGTCCATTATCGGTTTGATTCTGGTTACAACAGCAAACTATGTATCACGCAAAGTCGCGGATACCAGTCTTTGGTAA
- a CDS encoding extracellular solute-binding protein — MRKGTKRVVSAALAAVLAAGTMAGCGNSSSSSAAASNSAASTSSTAAKAQGKFWVDEPLTVTMLYNDNTAYPMKNDWLLWKAIKEKTNVTIKYQSVPMSDYNTKRSLLISSGDAPQVIPKTYPGQEVQYISSGTILPVSDYIDKMPNYKAKVEKWNMSAELKSLLQKDGKYYLLPGLHEKAKIDYSYLIRTDILKQLNLSVPTTYDEFYNVLKAIKAKYPNSYPFSDRFKGDSTLSLVSDAFNVKAGWGNGGGGGNYCGFDQSAKQWKYLPTTNEYKDFLTYMRKLVAEGLMDPESFSQTDDQATAKFTTGKSFVINTNTQFTQTLTQDMTKTLGKDKFSMEQITPPTGKAGAKVTGNRLENGIMLNASIADDARCDDILGFIDWLWYSDEGQTLTKWGVEGTTYTESNGVKTLKSDITFNGINPTATKDLRKDYGFSGGVFSYGGSEDLKQSLMNDMEKNYFKTNNEKFTLKDAEPPILFDDDQREQANSIITPLTDYVDSMTQKFILGTADLNKDWDTFKSECEKKGSTKLVELFNKIYADTKDTINKK; from the coding sequence ATGAGAAAAGGTACAAAACGCGTTGTCAGTGCTGCTTTGGCAGCAGTTCTGGCAGCAGGCACAATGGCTGGCTGCGGCAACAGCAGCTCCAGCAGCGCGGCTGCTTCCAATTCCGCTGCGTCCACATCTTCTACAGCAGCAAAGGCACAGGGAAAGTTTTGGGTCGATGAACCGCTGACAGTTACCATGCTGTACAATGACAACACCGCATACCCAATGAAAAATGACTGGCTGCTTTGGAAAGCAATCAAGGAAAAGACAAACGTTACGATTAAGTACCAGAGCGTTCCAATGAGCGACTACAACACCAAGCGCAGCCTGCTCATCAGCTCCGGTGATGCACCGCAGGTCATCCCTAAGACGTATCCCGGCCAGGAAGTACAGTATATTTCTTCCGGTACGATTCTGCCTGTCAGCGATTACATTGACAAAATGCCAAACTACAAGGCTAAGGTTGAAAAGTGGAATATGTCTGCAGAACTGAAGAGCCTGCTGCAGAAAGACGGCAAGTATTACCTGCTGCCCGGCCTGCACGAAAAGGCAAAGATTGACTATTCCTACCTGATTCGTACAGACATCCTCAAACAGCTGAACCTGTCTGTACCGACCACTTATGATGAGTTCTACAATGTTTTGAAGGCGATTAAGGCGAAATACCCGAATTCCTATCCATTCTCTGATCGCTTCAAGGGTGACAGCACTTTGAGCCTGGTTTCCGATGCCTTCAACGTAAAAGCCGGCTGGGGAAATGGCGGCGGCGGCGGTAATTACTGCGGCTTTGACCAGAGTGCAAAGCAGTGGAAATATCTGCCCACAACAAATGAGTACAAGGACTTCCTGACCTACATGCGTAAGTTGGTTGCAGAAGGTCTGATGGACCCGGAAAGCTTCTCTCAAACAGATGACCAGGCAACTGCGAAGTTTACTACTGGCAAGAGCTTTGTAATCAACACAAACACACAGTTCACACAGACCCTTACGCAGGATATGACCAAAACCCTGGGTAAAGATAAGTTTAGTATGGAACAGATTACCCCGCCGACAGGCAAGGCCGGTGCAAAAGTGACCGGCAACCGTCTTGAAAATGGTATTATGCTCAACGCTTCTATTGCAGATGATGCACGCTGCGATGACATCCTCGGATTCATCGACTGGCTCTGGTACAGCGACGAAGGTCAGACCCTGACCAAGTGGGGCGTTGAGGGCACAACTTACACCGAATCCAATGGCGTAAAGACCCTGAAGTCTGACATCACCTTCAACGGTATCAACCCGACTGCAACCAAGGATCTGCGCAAAGATTACGGCTTCTCCGGCGGCGTGTTCTCTTACGGCGGTTCTGAAGACCTCAAGCAGAGCCTGATGAATGACATGGAGAAGAACTACTTTAAGACAAACAACGAGAAATTCACGCTGAAAGATGCAGAACCGCCTATCCTGTTTGACGATGACCAGCGTGAACAGGCAAACAGCATCATCACTCCTTTGACCGACTATGTGGATTCCATGACGCAGAAGTTCATTCTCGGCACAGCCGACCTGAACAAGGATTGGGATACATTTAAGAGTGAGTGTGAAAAGAAGGGCAGCACAAAGCTGGTTGAACTGTTCAACAAGATTTATGCTGACACCAAGGACACAATTAACAAAAAGTAA
- a CDS encoding carbohydrate ABC transporter permease → MSSKAAETKACSGMKPTKAYRAFQVVNVIILLIVVAITLYPVLYLVAQSFSSQKYIYAGEVGIIPKGFNVDTYKTVMSDSQFWTGYKNTILYTVVGTAINIFMTMMFAYPLSKKKLIGHKFFTQFAVITMYFSGGLIPNYLLVNSMHMKNSIWAIVIPGAISTFNLMIMKTSFEQMPKELEEAAAVDGLNTYGIFFRIVVPLSSAIIATMVLFYAVGNWNSWFGPMLYLDDKQLQPVTLYLRNLIASASAVTNADAGSDMQQISSNIKSTTMVLTVLPIVCVYPFVQKYFVTGVMLGAVKE, encoded by the coding sequence ATGAGTTCAAAAGCAGCTGAAACGAAAGCGTGCTCCGGCATGAAGCCAACCAAGGCGTACCGTGCATTTCAGGTCGTCAATGTGATAATTTTGCTGATTGTAGTAGCAATCACACTTTATCCGGTGCTGTACCTGGTGGCGCAGTCTTTTAGTTCACAAAAATACATTTATGCCGGTGAAGTAGGCATCATCCCGAAAGGCTTCAATGTAGATACTTACAAAACAGTTATGTCTGATAGTCAGTTTTGGACAGGCTATAAGAATACGATTTTATACACGGTAGTCGGCACGGCAATCAATATTTTCATGACCATGATGTTTGCTTATCCGCTGTCAAAGAAAAAATTGATTGGTCATAAGTTCTTTACCCAATTTGCCGTAATCACCATGTACTTTTCCGGTGGACTGATTCCGAACTATTTGCTGGTAAATTCCATGCACATGAAGAATTCCATCTGGGCAATCGTAATTCCCGGTGCTATCAGCACTTTCAACCTGATGATTATGAAAACTTCTTTTGAGCAGATGCCAAAAGAATTGGAAGAAGCCGCCGCAGTTGACGGACTGAACACTTACGGAATTTTCTTCCGCATTGTGGTTCCGCTTTCCAGCGCAATCATTGCAACCATGGTTCTGTTCTATGCGGTTGGTAACTGGAACAGTTGGTTTGGCCCGATGCTTTATTTGGATGACAAGCAGCTGCAGCCTGTTACCCTGTATCTGCGTAATTTGATTGCCAGCGCGTCCGCTGTTACCAATGCAGATGCCGGCAGTGATATGCAGCAGATATCTTCCAATATTAAGTCAACAACGATGGTGCTGACCGTTTTGCCGATTGTGTGCGTATACCCGTTTGTGCAGAAGTATTTTGTTACAGGTGTTATGTTAGGTGCGGTCAAAGAGTAA
- a CDS encoding glycoside hydrolase family 3 C-terminal domain-containing protein, with amino-acid sequence MKYQDRQQEFIQQAENLVSQMTLEEAATQIFFDSAPIEHLHIPGYNWWNEALHGVARAGTATMFPQAIGLAAMFDKEEIGNMAGIIAEEGRAKYNEQSKSGDTDIYKGLSFWAPNINIFRDPRWGRGQETYGEDPYLTAQLGAAYVKALQGDGPYMKAAACAKHFAVHSGPEAVRHSFDAKVSQQDLWDTYLPAFEKLVCDAGVEAVMGAYNRTNGEPCCAQTALMQDILYGKWHFSGHFVSDAWALRDFYNGHHVTKDVWETAALALHKGCDLNCGDTYPHIMEAYEKGLVTEEEIRTAAVHVLTTRCKLGMFAKDCPYDEIPYEANDSKEHNEASLRMSRKSAVLLKNSGVLPLSFDKVKTIGVIGPNADSIEALRGNYYGTASCFETNLHGIRDFVGDKARVLYSEGCHLFKDRTSNLARPDDRMSEALTVAHHSDVVVLCLGLDATIEGEEGDTGNAFASGDKKTLKLPESQEKLLHAVCETGTPVILVLNCGSALDLRWADEHCTAILQVWYSGSHGGQALAELLFGESVPCGKLPVTFYASDDQLPEFEDYSMENRTYRYLRGTPLYPFGYGLSYTKFSYSGLKLSADSITAGKGVEVQVTVANTGSCAADEVTEVYVKDMEASTRVPNCSLCGFAHTHLEAGESKTLHISVQPEAFRLVKEDGSRVYEPGVFTLYVGGSQPDQRSEKLNGAAVLSAEVAMQ; translated from the coding sequence ATGAAATATCAGGACAGACAGCAAGAATTTATTCAGCAGGCAGAAAATCTGGTTTCGCAGATGACGCTGGAGGAAGCCGCTACCCAGATTTTCTTCGATTCCGCGCCGATTGAACACCTGCACATTCCGGGCTACAACTGGTGGAATGAAGCACTGCACGGGGTTGCCCGCGCCGGTACTGCCACTATGTTCCCGCAGGCAATCGGCCTTGCAGCAATGTTTGACAAAGAGGAAATCGGCAATATGGCCGGCATTATTGCCGAGGAGGGACGCGCCAAGTACAATGAACAGTCCAAATCCGGCGATACGGATATTTACAAAGGTTTGTCTTTCTGGGCACCGAACATTAACATTTTCCGCGACCCACGCTGGGGACGCGGACAGGAAACTTATGGTGAAGACCCGTACCTGACTGCACAGCTCGGCGCGGCCTATGTAAAAGCGCTGCAGGGCGACGGGCCGTATATGAAGGCTGCCGCCTGTGCGAAGCATTTTGCCGTGCACAGCGGCCCGGAGGCGGTGCGCCATTCCTTTGACGCGAAGGTTTCTCAGCAGGATTTGTGGGACACTTATCTGCCAGCGTTTGAAAAACTGGTGTGCGATGCGGGCGTGGAAGCAGTCATGGGTGCATACAACCGCACCAACGGTGAGCCGTGCTGCGCACAGACCGCACTGATGCAGGATATTCTGTACGGCAAATGGCACTTTAGCGGACACTTTGTTTCCGATGCATGGGCACTGCGCGATTTTTACAATGGTCACCATGTGACAAAGGATGTTTGGGAAACTGCAGCGCTGGCGCTGCACAAAGGCTGCGACCTGAACTGCGGAGACACCTATCCGCACATTATGGAAGCCTACGAAAAAGGACTGGTTACGGAAGAAGAGATCCGCACCGCCGCGGTTCATGTGCTGACTACCCGCTGCAAGCTGGGTATGTTCGCAAAAGACTGCCCGTATGACGAGATTCCGTATGAAGCAAATGACAGCAAAGAACACAATGAAGCTTCCCTGCGCATGAGCCGGAAATCCGCAGTTCTGCTGAAAAACAGCGGGGTGCTGCCGCTTTCGTTTGACAAGGTCAAAACGATTGGTGTCATTGGCCCGAATGCGGACAGCATTGAAGCGCTGCGCGGCAACTACTACGGTACCGCTTCCTGCTTTGAAACCAACCTGCACGGTATTCGTGACTTTGTTGGTGACAAAGCACGTGTGCTCTATTCCGAGGGCTGCCATCTGTTTAAAGACCGCACATCCAACCTTGCCCGCCCGGATGACCGCATGAGCGAAGCGTTGACTGTGGCACACCACTCCGACGTAGTGGTACTGTGCCTTGGCCTGGACGCGACCATTGAGGGTGAAGAGGGCGACACCGGCAACGCCTTTGCTTCCGGCGACAAAAAAACACTGAAGCTGCCGGAGTCACAGGAAAAACTGCTGCACGCTGTGTGTGAAACCGGAACGCCGGTCATTTTGGTGCTTAACTGCGGCAGTGCGCTTGACTTGCGCTGGGCTGACGAGCACTGCACCGCGATTCTGCAGGTTTGGTACAGCGGTTCTCACGGTGGTCAGGCTTTGGCGGAACTGCTCTTCGGTGAAAGCGTCCCCTGCGGCAAGCTGCCTGTCACATTCTATGCCAGCGATGACCAACTGCCGGAGTTTGAGGACTACTCCATGGAAAACCGCACCTATCGTTACCTCCGCGGCACGCCGCTGTATCCATTTGGCTACGGTCTGTCTTACACGAAATTCAGCTACTCCGGCCTAAAGCTGTCAGCGGATTCCATTACAGCTGGCAAAGGCGTGGAGGTTCAGGTTACGGTGGCAAATACCGGAAGCTGCGCCGCGGATGAAGTGACCGAAGTGTATGTAAAGGATATGGAAGCAAGCACACGTGTGCCGAACTGCAGTCTGTGTGGTTTTGCACATACGCATCTGGAGGCAGGCGAGAGCAAGACGCTGCACATTAGTGTGCAGCCGGAAGCGTTCCGCCTTGTGAAAGAGGACGGCAGCCGCGTATATGAGCCGGGTGTGTTTACCCTTTACGTGGGCGGCAGCCAGCCAGATCAGCGCAGCGAAAAGCTGAACGGCGCGGCAGTACTTTCCGCAGAAGTTGCAATGCAGTAA
- a CDS encoding alpha-glucuronidase family glycosyl hydrolase encodes MKQSYALYDTWLQRGYTLSESMKTVLSQAVLLSEDQQLEFCMKEYIRGVRRMFGAEVQQVPKEQAGVLLGTLEQAAKCLPQDGKTPGAEGFRIYENGGHIAVVGADRSGLLYGIYRLLMLLAQGKLPENADICETPAVQVRALNHWDNMSGQIERGYAGESIFFKDEDFCFEEQRVVDYARMLASVGINTLTINNVNVHQTETFLISERFLPKLARIADLFRPFGIRLLVSINFASPMRIGGLATSDPLDEGVQHWWERQTELIYRWIPDLCGFLVKADSEHEPGPYQYGRNHADGANMLARALKPYGGIVMWRCFVYDCAQDWRNQKIDRPRAAYDNFVPLDGQFADNVILQVKNGPYDFQVREPVTPLFGAMKQTHLALEVQVTQEYTGQQRDLCSLLPLWQDVLQFDTKRPGTVADMFGSQITAMAGVANIGKSECWTGHPLAQVNLYGFGRLSWNPALTPEEITDEYVKLAFGSDPEVTGKIADILQRSYPAYEDYTSPLGLCWMVNPGYHYGPNVEGYEYTRWGTYLRATCREVGIDRTAAGTGYTTQYAPENDTLFSNTDTCPEKLLLFFHRLPYSYKLHDGRTILQYIYDTRFHGEEEAEAMAAEWDTLKDKIAPSLYEAVAERFGMQLENAREWRDVVNTYFYRHTGIADEKGRKIYK; translated from the coding sequence ATGAAGCAGTCTTATGCACTTTACGATACGTGGCTGCAGCGTGGCTACACGCTGTCGGAATCCATGAAAACGGTACTTTCACAGGCAGTTCTGCTGTCAGAAGACCAACAGCTGGAGTTCTGTATGAAGGAATACATCCGCGGGGTACGCCGAATGTTTGGTGCGGAAGTACAGCAGGTTCCGAAAGAGCAGGCTGGGGTGCTGCTGGGAACGCTGGAGCAAGCAGCAAAATGCCTGCCGCAGGACGGCAAAACACCGGGTGCGGAAGGCTTTCGAATCTATGAAAACGGCGGGCATATTGCCGTTGTCGGTGCTGACCGCAGTGGCTTGCTGTACGGTATTTACCGGCTGCTGATGCTGCTGGCACAGGGAAAGCTTCCGGAAAATGCAGATATTTGCGAAACACCGGCAGTCCAGGTGCGTGCACTGAACCATTGGGACAACATGAGCGGTCAGATTGAACGCGGCTATGCCGGAGAATCCATCTTCTTTAAAGACGAGGATTTCTGCTTTGAGGAACAGCGCGTTGTGGACTATGCGCGCATGCTGGCAAGTGTCGGCATCAATACGCTGACAATCAACAATGTCAATGTACACCAGACGGAAACATTCCTGATTTCGGAGCGCTTCCTGCCAAAGCTTGCACGCATTGCAGATTTGTTCCGACCGTTTGGTATCCGCCTGCTGGTCAGCATCAATTTCGCAAGCCCAATGCGGATAGGGGGTCTTGCAACCTCCGACCCGCTGGATGAAGGCGTACAGCACTGGTGGGAGCGCCAGACAGAGTTGATTTACCGCTGGATTCCGGATTTGTGCGGCTTTCTGGTAAAGGCTGATTCTGAACATGAGCCGGGGCCGTATCAGTACGGACGCAACCACGCGGACGGTGCGAATATGCTGGCACGGGCGCTCAAACCTTATGGCGGTATCGTGATGTGGCGCTGTTTTGTTTATGACTGTGCACAGGACTGGCGCAATCAGAAGATTGACCGCCCGCGTGCGGCATACGACAATTTTGTTCCGCTGGACGGACAGTTTGCAGATAACGTGATTTTGCAGGTGAAAAACGGCCCCTATGATTTTCAGGTGCGGGAGCCGGTCACACCGCTGTTTGGCGCGATGAAGCAGACGCATTTGGCGCTGGAAGTACAGGTGACGCAGGAATACACCGGCCAACAGCGCGACTTGTGTTCGCTGCTGCCGCTTTGGCAGGATGTGCTTCAGTTTGACACCAAACGCCCCGGCACCGTTGCAGATATGTTCGGCAGTCAGATTACTGCAATGGCCGGTGTGGCAAATATCGGCAAGAGCGAATGCTGGACAGGCCATCCGCTGGCGCAGGTGAACCTGTACGGCTTTGGCCGTCTGAGCTGGAATCCTGCGCTGACACCGGAAGAAATCACAGATGAATATGTGAAACTTGCTTTTGGCAGCGACCCGGAAGTGACCGGAAAGATTGCGGATATTCTGCAGCGCTCCTATCCTGCCTATGAGGATTATACTTCACCGCTGGGGCTTTGCTGGATGGTTAATCCTGGCTATCACTACGGCCCGAATGTGGAAGGTTATGAATACACCCGCTGGGGCACTTATCTGCGTGCAACCTGCAGGGAAGTCGGCATTGACCGAACTGCGGCCGGCACCGGCTACACCACGCAGTATGCGCCGGAAAATGACACATTGTTTTCCAATACAGATACTTGCCCGGAAAAGCTGCTGCTGTTTTTCCATCGCCTGCCGTATTCCTATAAGCTGCATGACGGCCGCACGATTCTCCAGTATATTTATGATACCCGTTTCCACGGAGAAGAAGAAGCGGAAGCAATGGCAGCAGAATGGGATACCTTGAAAGATAAAATCGCACCGAGTTTGTATGAAGCGGTTGCAGAACGTTTTGGAATGCAGCTGGAAAATGCGCGCGAGTGGCGCGATGTAGTAAATACCTATTTTTATCGGCATACTGGTATTGCAGACGAAAAAGGGCGCAAAATTTACAAGTAA